GGCTTAAATTTTTCGTTAAAATTATCCATGGCTTAGTTATTGGGAATTAAAGTATTACCGCTTCTCTTATTATTGAAAACACTTCCTCTGTTATTCCTGTTATTGCCAGGACCTGTCACCAGTAAAATAATAATCACGATTACAAAATCCAGTAAGATACATCCTGCCAACACCACAAACTGGTACATTCCGAAATGTTTGATAGCATGCTCAAATGCAAAACCAATCTTTCCTACTTCCTGAGTCTGCGAAACGATGGGCTCAAAGTGAATCTTTTCATTTCCTAAAACGGTTTGTGCCCTGCTTCCCAATTTATTGTATTCAGCAAGAGATTCATCGATGATGCCTTGTGACAGATCATCTTTTTCTTTTTTAGACAACAAAAGCAGATCCTGAATATTTTTATTCCATTTAAGACTGGCATTATTAAGATCCGTTTTCAAAGCTCGTTCTTCGGGAGAAAGATCTGAAATCATATTATCGATCTGATGGCCCATTCTTTCGGAGAGATCCTCATAATCGTTTCCTACCGGAGTCAAGAGATCCACTTTCTGACCTGTCAGCTTTTCAATATCTCTGATCAGCGACTGTGCTCTGGTTCCGATTCCTTTGTTTCCAGGGTCTTTGATTTGCTCCATCAGCTGTTTTTTCTTAATCTCAATATTCTGAGTGGTTATTTTATTGTACTTATAGCTCAGCTTTGATTCTACATCATTTTCAAGAGCCATAAAGCTTTTATTGATCTCCCGGAGCTCATCGGTAAAAATATCTGTTTTCATAAACCTGGTATACAGTGCATTGAAATTTGCAATGAAACAAAAGGAGGCTATAAATACATAGATCCCTACAAGACTTCCGGTAGGTTTTCCTTCCAGCTTGGCATTCCTAAGCATCCAGCACAGAAACAGCAATAAAAGGGATAAAACCAGAGCAATGACAAATGATGCAGGACCAAAAATCTGTTGCAGACCGAGCCAGGTCTGATAAAAGCTTACGCTGATGAGCAGCAATGCAAGAATCCCCAAAAAGAGATCGGCAGGAGTCGTTTTTTTATTCATAATGTTTAAGTTGTTGTGTCGTTTTCTAATGCCGAAACTACAAACAACTGTAAGAGAAAAATTATGGGAAACCGTAAAGTATATTTTTATTGAGATGAAGCAGAAAAATTAAAACCGATATGCATTTATAATATATGTATCGAACAGATTTTCAAAACTATTTAGATGATACAAATAAACCCTATAGAAATTAATTATAATGCATGCATTTCCTTTTATTACTGAATTGAAAGCAATAAACAGATCTTTAATATCACAACTAAGTGATAAAAATTTAATTTCAATAATAATATTTCCTACTTTAGTGATAACTAAAACCATCAAAATTCAAAATTTATGAAAACACCATTATTATCCATGAAAAGTGGCCTAGCAGCAGCTATGCTTCTTTTGACAGGAATTGCCAATGCCCAGCAATGGCAAATTACCGGAAATGCAGGAATTACTACAGCAAACTACGCAGGTACCGTAGATCCAAGACCTTTTTTTCTAAGAACGAACGGAGCATCTGCCAATCCGGGACAGGCTATCCTTAATGAGGCAGGTTCTTTCATCGTAGACGCCGTAAACAACTCCAATACCGCCAAAGTAAAAGGAAGCATCGTTGCCGGAAGCTCCAATATTCTGGGAGGACTGGCCAGCAGTTCTATAGTAAACGGCTGGGGAAATGATCTTGCCAACGGCGGAGGTGCTAATATCGTGAGCGGACAGGACAATATTGTTCTGAATAATTCCAGCAAATCTGTAGCTCTTGGCTGGAAAAACACTATCCGAAATTCTAACCAGTTTGCATTAGGGGTAGGCATTGATCTTAAGGATGTATATTCAGGAGGATTCGGAATTGATCTGGCCGCTACCGGAAACCGTTCTTTCGTCATCGGATCAGGAACCGGAGGAGCAAAACTGACGAATAATATTCCGTTATCAATCATGTTTGGTCTCTCCCCCACCTCAACGATGCTGATTCAGGATAAAAGAGTCGGCATTCTTACACTATCTCCTACTGCCAATTTCCATACGGTAGAACAGTAAGACATGAAAATCTGCCCACAGGAAGCGGCCTCGCCCTGGTTGTAGATGCAAGCGGAAATGTAATGGTTTCGAATACGCCACTCAACAAAACAGCTTCGGCTTCAGAGGAAACCATCCAACAGCTGGAAGACCGCATTAAAAATCTTGAAAATACGGTAGAGGAGCTGAAGCAACTGCTATTGAATAAAGCTGCTATCTCAACTATCACTTCTTCAGATATTGCTCAGCTTTCTCAAAATGTTCCCAATCCCACCAAAAACGGAACGAGCATCAGCTATTATCTTCCAAAAAATGCCCAAACAGCATCAATAGAAATTTACAATATTTCCGGTCAACTGGTAAGAACTCTACCCCTCCGTGAAAAGGGAAACGGCACGGTTACACTTTCAAGTTCAGAACTGCCATCAGGGACATATGTTTATAAAATGACCACAGACGGTAAAGTGATGGGCTCAAAAAAGATGGTGATTAAGGATTAAATTCTTGATATATTATTTTCAAAAAAGACGATCAATGGAGGTTTCTATTGATCGTTTTTTAAATTGGATTTTCAGGTAAGTTTTATACTTTCTCTTAAGCTTTCATAACTAAGGTAGAAAAGAACAACCAATTACTGCCTGATTAAAAATTTTGAGATTGCTTTGTCGCTACGCTCCTCGCAATGACAGTTTAATGTTTTGTAAACATGTAATAAAAGCTATTATAGCCCTCTTTTTCCCTCCATCCAGTAAGCTTGTGACCTGATGCATTTGGAATCTATGCCTTTAGCTTTAAGGAATTTCCGAATGACAGACATGGTATTGCCATTTCCAGTGAGATAGAATACGACTTCATTGTTTTGAAGGGCCTGCTTTTCTTCTTTCAGGAAATCAGTGAGTGCTTCTATGATGTTTTGGATATCATTTTTGGGAGCGTGATAACCATACAGTTCCAGTTCTTTCAGTGCCGAAGGCTCTTCCAGCTCGTGAAGGCAGACAAATGAGCCACCGATTTCTTCCGCTGCTTCTTTAATGGACAGAGAACTTCCCAGCGAAGTTGCATCGCCTATGGAAAAATGAATTTCTGCATTGGGTTCAAAAAAACGCTTTCCTCTTGGCATCAGTATTTTTGTAGTTTCGCCTACTGAAAGACGGCTGGCAAAACGGCTTCCTACAGCATCCGTATCATGAAGATGGAAAATCACATCAAAAGTCCCTGCGTGCTTATTAAAGCTGAAGGGCGAATAATTACGGTAATCTTTTTCGCTTACCCTGATCCCGATGGCATAAGCAGGCTCAAAATGGACATCTGAAAGATCAGACGAAAAGCGGATGAGGCGGAGATCTTCTGAAACAGCTTCTGTATGAATAACGGTGCATTCTTTAAATTTGGAGGACATGACGTTTTCTAATGTGTCATTCATCCATTTTGGTAAGCTTGGCATATATTATTTTATTGCAAAGGAAGCTGCAAAACAAATACAGACCGATAGCTGTTTCAGGGAATTGGTTGGATTATTCGTGGATCGGATCTACTTCCTGTTTCGGTCTCGGAATGCTGAGGGCGGACAGCCTTCCACCTTGGAGAATAATCGGGAGAAGTAAGTATGGTCACTGTATCCGAGTTCATAAGCGATTTCCTTTACTGTAAGTCCAGTGAAAGATAAGAGCCGTTTGGCTTCTATTAAAATTTCCTGGTGAATCCAAAACTGTGCAGATCTTCCCGTAACTTCCCAGATAACTTCAGTGAGATAACCCCGTGAAATATGGAGTGCTTCGGCGTAGGCAGATGGACTTTTCATGGTTTTGAATTCTTTTCTTACCAGAATCCTGAACTGTCTATTCAGCTGAATGGCCCGGCTTTCAATGAACGTTTCGGAGTTGCTTTCTCCTAAAAAGATCATGGCATACATCCCTGTAAAAGCGTTCATTAGGGACTGAACCACAAAAAATCCTTCTTTGGTTTCCAGCATTTCTTCGTTACAGGACATCTGCAGCATTTCGGCACAGGAACTGAGCTTTTCTGCTGTAATCCGGTCAATGACAACAGGCTGTATATCGATCAGCGACTCCTCAAAAACCGACCGTAAGGTATCGGGCAGCAGATCTGCTTTTACCGCGATAAACCATCCACTGACGTCATCCATCAAAATTCCTTCATGCACCTGCCCCGGCAGCAGAAAGAAAACAGCTGTATCCTGAGCTTCTATCATTTTAAAATCAACCATCATTTTCGCACGGCCACTTTGCAGATAGGTAAAAATATAATGACTGTCGCGATGAATTCCTTTATCAAAAAGATTATCTTCCGTACTCATGGTCCTCTTTTCAATCCTTTCGATCAGAATACCATGCTGCGTAATGCTGTTTAAATCGTAGGTAGGAATGGACTGCTTCATTGAAAATAGCTGGTGATGCGAAATTATTCTGATTTATTAAGCTGAAAGCATTTATTATCGCAAAGATAAGCAAAGAAATATTTCTCTCTGTCTGTTTTTTAGGATACACAAAGGCATTTCATCCAGCAAAGTAAGGCCATTCTATTTTATAATTCAGTTTATCTGGCTTTTGACAAAGCCATTTTTACCGCTAAATAAGTAAGTATGCCGGCCATAAACCATTTCTGCACTTTCACCCAAAACGGATTTCCTGCAAAGAATACCGCAACTTTTGCAGCGCTGAGGACGATGATAAAATTAACACTGAAGCTGATGAATACCTGAATAACACCGAGCTCTAGACTTTGGGTAAGAACGGAGCCGTATTCCGGTTTAATGAACTGGGGGAAGAACGAGAGGTAAAAGACCGCAACTTTGGGATTGAGTACATTGGTGAGAAAGCCAACGGTGAAGAGTTTTTTCGGACTGTCATGAGGACCCTGCTGGTCTACATCAAATATATTTTTGCTCTTAGGTTTGATCGCCTGATAGGCTAAATACAGGAGGTAGACGGTCCCCAGAGTTTTTAGAACAGTGTAGGCCACAGGAACAGCCAGTAATACAGCTGTAAGACCAAAGGATACCATAATGATGTGAAAGAGAAAACCGCAAACTACACCAGCCAGTGAGATAAGCCCGGATTTTTTACCTTGTGTAATAGATCTTGAAATAAGATAAATCATATTGGGACCGGGACTTATCACTAAAACAAGGGCAGCAATAACGAAAAATAAAAGATCGTGAAGTGGAATCATCTTGGTGAATATTTAAACAAATATAAATATTTCCTGCTTTTTTTTATCTTTTTTTATGAAACAGCAGTTATTTAACATTAAGATTACCTTTAATTATAAGGCCAGTCGGAGTATTTTGCTATTTTTGTATTCCCTGACCAGGGAGTTTTTACTTTTCTTAGGATAAAGCAAACAAGAACGATGAACGGGACAGATTTATGCAGCATACCGGGACTAAGGAAAGAAGATATATTTCAATCCTTTGCCCTATTTTTTATAGTGACCGTAATATCGTTTGTTTTTTTACGTTTGACAGTAAACTATGAACTCTCTGATGGATATCATTTGGCCGGTCTGTATTTCTCCACAAAATCTTTTTTAAACTTACTATTTGAAAGAATTCTACTCTATTAAAAATTTAAACTTAATGCAAAAATTGTTTTTTAAAACTGCCGTCACGGCTGCTGCGCTCTGTTTTAGTTCGCTGGCTCTGGCTCAGCAGAAATACTCGGTAAGTGGTACGGTGAAAGACCACAAGAACGGGGAACTGCTGATCGGCGTAACCGTGAAGGTGAATGAAGATCCGTCGATCTCCGTTGTGGCTAATGAATATGGCTTTTACTCACTGTCGCTTCCCGAGGGAAATTATACGCTGATCGTTTCCTATCCGGGTTACCGTGATTTTGAACTGCCGGTAAAGGTGGAACAGAATACCAAGCTGGATCTGCCACTCGACCAGGAAGAGAAGGGAGATGAAAAGGTAGGAAAGATTGATGAAGTCGTTATTTCAGGGATTAAAAAGGATAAAAACCTGACGAGTGCCCAGATGGGAACGGAAACTTTAAGCATCAAGAATATAGAAAAGCTTCCTGTTTTATTCGGGGAAAAGGATGTGATGAAGACGATCCAGCTTTTACCGGGAATCAAAAGCAATGGTGAAGGAAGCAGTGGATTCAGTGTAAGAGGTGGCGCTACAGACCAGAACCTGATCTTACTGGACGAGGCACCTGTGTACAATGCGTCTCACCTGCTAGGGTTTTTCAGTACGTTCAACAGTGATGCACTGAAGGATGCAAGCATCATCAAAGGAAACAGCCCTGCCCAGTATGGAGGCCGTCTTTCTTCAGTAATGGATGTAAAAATGAAGGACGGGAACAATAAGGACTATAATGTGAACGGAGGCATCGGGCTGATCAGTAGCAGGCTGAGTGTGGAAGGCCCTATCCAGAAGGAGAAGTCATCATTCATTGTTTCGGGGAGAAGGACATATGCGGATCTTTTCCTGAAGACAACGGATGATTTTAAAGACAGTAAATTATATTTCTATGATCTTAATTTGAAGGCCAATTATCAGATCAATGATAATAACCGTCTTTATTTGTCA
The Chryseobacterium sp. W4I1 DNA segment above includes these coding regions:
- a CDS encoding siderophore-interacting protein yields the protein MNDTLENVMSSKFKECTVIHTEAVSEDLRLIRFSSDLSDVHFEPAYAIGIRVSEKDYRNYSPFSFNKHAGTFDVIFHLHDTDAVGSRFASRLSVGETTKILMPRGKRFFEPNAEIHFSIGDATSLGSSLSIKEAAEEIGGSFVCLHELEEPSALKELELYGYHAPKNDIQNIIEALTDFLKEEKQALQNNEVVFYLTGNGNTMSVIRKFLKAKGIDSKCIRSQAYWMEGKRGL
- a CDS encoding LysE family translocator, with the translated sequence MIPLHDLLFFVIAALVLVISPGPNMIYLISRSITQGKKSGLISLAGVVCGFLFHIIMVSFGLTAVLLAVPVAYTVLKTLGTVYLLYLAYQAIKPKSKNIFDVDQQGPHDSPKKLFTVGFLTNVLNPKVAVFYLSFFPQFIKPEYGSVLTQSLELGVIQVFISFSVNFIIVLSAAKVAVFFAGNPFWVKVQKWFMAGILTYLAVKMALSKAR
- a CDS encoding AraC family transcriptional regulator, yielding MKQSIPTYDLNSITQHGILIERIEKRTMSTEDNLFDKGIHRDSHYIFTYLQSGRAKMMVDFKMIEAQDTAVFFLLPGQVHEGILMDDVSGWFIAVKADLLPDTLRSVFEESLIDIQPVVIDRITAEKLSSCAEMLQMSCNEEMLETKEGFFVVQSLMNAFTGMYAMIFLGESNSETFIESRAIQLNRQFRILVRKEFKTMKSPSAYAEALHISRGYLTEVIWEVTGRSAQFWIHQEILIEAKRLLSFTGLTVKEIAYELGYSDHTYFSRLFSKVEGCPPSAFRDRNRK
- a CDS encoding T9SS type A sorting domain-containing protein; its protein translation is MVSNTPLNKTASASEETIQQLEDRIKNLENTVEELKQLLLNKAAISTITSSDIAQLSQNVPNPTKNGTSISYYLPKNAQTASIEIYNISGQLVRTLPLREKGNGTVTLSSSELPSGTYVYKMTTDGKVMGSKKMVIKD